In the genome of Pseudomonas sp. P5_109, one region contains:
- the rpsU gene encoding 30S ribosomal protein S21, which translates to MPAVKVKENEPFDVALRRFKRSCEKAGVLAEVRSREFYEKPTSERKRKAAAAVKRHAKKVQREQRRAVRLY; encoded by the coding sequence ATGCCAGCCGTCAAAGTAAAAGAGAACGAACCCTTCGACGTAGCTCTGCGTCGTTTCAAGCGCTCCTGCGAAAAAGCCGGTGTACTGGCTGAAGTTCGTAGCCGCGAATTTTACGAGAAGCCAACTTCTGAGCGTAAGCGCAAAGCAGCAGCCGCTGTTAAGCGTCACGCCAAGAAAGTTCAGCGCGAACAGCGCCGCGCCGTTCGTCTGTACTAA
- the dnaG gene encoding DNA primase — MAGLIPQSFIDDLLNRTDIVDVVSSRLQLKKAGKNHTACCPFHKEKTPSFSVSPDKQFYYCFGCGAGGNALGFIMDHDNLDFVQAVEELAKAAGMEIPREESGRPHKPRQPTDSPLYPLLSAAADFYRQALKSHPSRKAAVEYLKGRGLTGEIARDFGLGFAPPGWDNLFKHLSSDTLQQKAMIDAGLLIENAESGKRYDRFRDRVMFPIRDSRGRVIAFGGRVLGDDKPKYLNSPETPVFHKGQELYGLYEARKTNRNLDEIIVVEGYMDVIALAQQGLRNAVATLGTATSEEHLKRLFRVVPSVLFCFDGDQAGRNAAWRALEATLSSLQDGRRARFLFLPEGEDPDTLVRSEGTDAFRARINQHAQPLADYFFQQLTEEADPRSLEGKAHMATLAAPLIDKVPGANLRTLMRQRLSEITGLSGEAVSQLAQSAPQEAPPAYDPGIDYDAMPDYSDYHQPQAQEMYVPQQEWTPKKPGAGGKKWDKKPWDKNGKRGGDRDQPRAPRVPAAVEPPTLAALRTLLHHPQLAEKVEDAGHFAAEDHTNTQLLVALLEAVQKNPKLNSIQLIARWHGTEQGRLLKALAEKEWLIDGDNLEQQFFDTITSLSARQRERNLEQLLRKARQSELTSEEKNQLRDLLSRNVSASNPTSTGA; from the coding sequence ATGGCCGGGTTAATTCCCCAGAGCTTCATTGACGACCTTCTGAACCGCACCGACATCGTCGACGTGGTCAGCTCGCGCCTGCAACTGAAAAAAGCCGGCAAGAACCACACTGCCTGCTGTCCGTTCCATAAAGAAAAGACTCCGTCGTTCAGCGTCAGCCCCGACAAGCAGTTCTATTACTGCTTCGGCTGCGGCGCTGGCGGCAACGCCCTCGGCTTCATCATGGACCACGACAACCTGGATTTCGTCCAGGCTGTCGAAGAACTGGCCAAAGCCGCCGGCATGGAAATCCCCCGCGAAGAAAGCGGCCGACCGCATAAACCACGGCAGCCGACCGATTCGCCGCTGTACCCGCTCCTGAGCGCCGCTGCCGACTTTTATCGCCAGGCCCTGAAAAGCCATCCATCGCGCAAGGCCGCCGTGGAATACCTGAAAGGTCGCGGGCTGACCGGCGAAATCGCCCGGGACTTCGGCCTCGGCTTTGCGCCACCTGGCTGGGACAACCTGTTCAAGCACTTGAGCAGCGATACCCTGCAACAAAAAGCCATGATCGATGCCGGCTTGCTGATCGAAAACGCCGAAAGCGGTAAACGCTACGACCGCTTCCGCGACCGCGTGATGTTTCCGATCCGCGACAGTCGCGGGCGCGTCATCGCCTTTGGCGGCCGGGTATTGGGCGACGACAAGCCGAAATACCTGAACTCCCCGGAAACCCCGGTTTTCCATAAAGGCCAGGAACTCTACGGCCTGTACGAAGCGCGCAAGACCAACCGCAACCTCGACGAGATCATCGTCGTCGAGGGCTACATGGACGTCATTGCCCTGGCCCAGCAAGGCCTGCGCAATGCCGTCGCGACCCTGGGCACCGCCACCAGCGAGGAGCACCTCAAGCGACTGTTTCGTGTCGTACCGAGCGTGCTGTTCTGTTTCGACGGTGACCAGGCCGGCCGCAATGCCGCATGGCGGGCGCTGGAGGCGACACTGTCGAGCTTGCAGGACGGTCGCCGTGCACGTTTCCTGTTCCTGCCCGAAGGCGAAGACCCGGACACCCTGGTGCGCTCCGAAGGCACCGACGCCTTCCGCGCACGGATCAACCAGCATGCGCAGCCTCTGGCCGATTACTTCTTCCAGCAATTGACCGAAGAAGCCGATCCGCGCTCGCTCGAGGGCAAGGCGCACATGGCCACCCTCGCCGCGCCGCTGATCGACAAAGTCCCGGGCGCCAACCTGCGCACCCTGATGCGTCAGCGCCTGAGCGAAATCACCGGCCTTAGTGGCGAAGCGGTGAGCCAGTTGGCACAAAGCGCCCCGCAGGAAGCACCGCCGGCCTACGACCCGGGCATCGATTACGACGCAATGCCCGATTACAGCGACTATCATCAGCCGCAGGCACAGGAAATGTATGTGCCGCAGCAGGAATGGACGCCGAAGAAGCCCGGTGCAGGAGGCAAGAAATGGGACAAGAAACCGTGGGACAAGAATGGCAAACGGGGCGGTGATCGTGATCAACCCCGCGCGCCACGGGTGCCCGCCGCCGTAGAACCGCCAACCCTCGCCGCCTTGCGCACGTTGCTGCATCACCCGCAACTGGCCGAAAAAGTCGAGGATGCCGGGCACTTCGCCGCCGAGGATCACACCAACACACAATTGCTGGTGGCGCTGCTCGAAGCCGTGCAGAAGAATCCCAAGCTAAACTCAATTCAGCTGATTGCCCGTTGGCACGGCACAGAACAAGGCCGCCTGCTCAAGGCCCTGGCGGAAAAGGAATGGCTGATTGATGGAGATAACCTTGAACAACAGTTTTTCGACACCATTACTAGCTTGTCAGCCCGCCAACGCGAGCGAAACCTGGAACAACTTCTCAGAAAAGCGCGTCAAAGCGAATTGACCAGCGAAGAGAAAAATCAACTGCGCGACCTCTTGAGTCGCAATGTTTCCGCATCAAACCCGACCTCAACTGGCGCGTGA
- the rpoD gene encoding RNA polymerase sigma factor RpoD, whose translation MSGKAQQQSRIKELITLGREQGYLTYAEVNDHLPEDISDPEQVEDIIRMINDMGINVFEVAPDKDSLMLADADTDEAAAEEAAAALAAVETDIGRTTDPVRMYMREMGTVELLTREGEIEIAKRIEEGIREVMSAIAHFPGTVDHILSEYTRVTTEGGRLSDVLSGYIDPDDGIAPPAAEVPPPIDAKAVKADDDSDDDEAESSDDEEEAESGPDPIIAAQRFGAVADQMEITRKALKKHGRNNKAAIAELLALAELFMPIKLVPKQFEGLVERVRSALDRLRQQERAIMQLCVRDARMPRADFLRQFPGNEVDESWSDALAKGKGKYAEAIGRLQPDIIRCQQKLTALETETGLTIAEIKDINRRMSIGEAKARRAKKEMVEANLRLVISIAKKYTNRGLQFLDLIQEGNIGLMKAVDKFEYRRGYKFSTYATWWIRQAITRSIADQARTIRIPVHMIETINKLNRISRQMLQEMGREPTPEELGERMEMPEDKIRKVLKIAKEPISMETPIGDDEDSHLGDFIEDSTMQSPIDVATVESLKEATREVLSGLTAREAKVLRMRFGIDMNTDHTLEEVGKQFDVTRERIRQIEAKALRKLRHPTRSEHLRSFLDE comes from the coding sequence ATGTCCGGAAAAGCGCAACAGCAGTCTCGTATCAAAGAGTTGATCACACTTGGTCGTGAGCAGGGCTACCTGACTTACGCGGAGGTCAACGACCACCTGCCGGAGGATATTTCAGATCCGGAACAGGTGGAAGACATCATCCGCATGATCAATGACATGGGGATCAACGTATTCGAGGTTGCGCCAGATAAGGATTCCCTTATGCTGGCCGACGCCGATACCGACGAAGCCGCAGCCGAAGAGGCCGCTGCAGCGTTGGCTGCGGTCGAGACCGACATTGGTCGCACTACCGACCCGGTGCGCATGTACATGCGCGAAATGGGTACGGTGGAGCTCCTCACTCGTGAAGGCGAAATTGAAATCGCCAAGCGTATTGAAGAGGGCATCCGTGAGGTGATGAGCGCAATCGCGCACTTCCCTGGCACGGTTGATCATATTCTCTCCGAGTACACCCGCGTCACCACCGAAGGTGGTCGCCTGTCCGACGTCCTGAGCGGTTATATCGACCCGGACGACGGCATCGCGCCGCCTGCGGCAGAAGTGCCGCCGCCGATCGACGCGAAAGCCGTAAAAGCGGATGACGACTCCGACGACGATGAAGCCGAATCTTCCGATGACGAAGAAGAAGCCGAAAGCGGCCCGGATCCGATCATCGCTGCCCAGCGTTTTGGCGCTGTGGCCGATCAGATGGAAATCACCCGCAAGGCGCTGAAAAAGCACGGTCGCAACAACAAGGCAGCGATTGCCGAACTGTTGGCCCTGGCCGAGCTGTTCATGCCGATCAAACTGGTGCCGAAGCAATTCGAAGGCCTGGTCGAGCGTGTTCGCAGTGCCCTGGATCGCCTGCGTCAGCAAGAGCGCGCAATCATGCAGCTCTGCGTTCGTGATGCGCGCATGCCGCGTGCAGACTTCCTGCGCCAGTTCCCGGGCAACGAAGTCGACGAAAGCTGGAGTGATGCCCTGGCCAAAGGCAAAGGCAAATACGCTGAAGCCATTGGTCGTCTGCAGCCGGACATCATCCGTTGCCAGCAGAAGCTGACCGCGCTGGAAACCGAAACCGGTTTGACCATCGCTGAAATCAAGGACATCAACCGTCGCATGTCGATCGGTGAGGCCAAGGCCCGCCGCGCGAAGAAAGAGATGGTTGAAGCGAACTTGCGTCTGGTGATCTCGATCGCCAAGAAGTACACCAACCGTGGCCTGCAATTCCTTGATCTGATCCAGGAAGGCAACATCGGCTTGATGAAAGCGGTAGACAAGTTCGAATACCGTCGCGGCTACAAATTCTCGACTTATGCCACCTGGTGGATCCGTCAGGCGATCACTCGCTCGATCGCCGACCAGGCCCGCACCATCCGTATTCCGGTGCACATGATCGAGACGATCAACAAGCTCAACCGCATTTCCCGGCAGATGCTGCAGGAAATGGGTCGCGAACCGACCCCGGAAGAGCTGGGCGAACGCATGGAAATGCCTGAGGACAAGATCCGCAAGGTATTGAAGATCGCTAAAGAGCCGATCTCCATGGAAACCCCGATCGGTGATGACGAAGACTCCCATCTGGGTGACTTCATCGAAGACTCGACCATGCAGTCGCCAATCGATGTTGCAACCGTTGAGAGCCTTAAAGAAGCGACTCGCGAAGTGCTGTCCGGCCTCACTGCCCGTGAAGCCAAGGTACTGCGCATGCGCTTCGGTATCGACATGAATACCGACCACACCCTCGAGGAGGTTGGTAAGCAGTTCGACGTTACCCGTGAGCGGATTCGTCAGATCGAAGCCAAGGCGCTGCGCAAGCTGCGCCACCCGACGAGAAGCGAGCATCTGCGCTCCTTCCTCGACGAGTGA
- a CDS encoding bifunctional diguanylate cyclase/phosphodiesterase: MPRLPTVLFLLSLMTWTATAGALTLTDDERSWLAAHPDLRLGVDASWPPFEFRDDGGRYQGLAADYIEVIRKRLATRLTPIEPVSWTVVLEQAKKGKIDLLPGIMSTPERQNYLSFTRPYLDFPIVILAHVGGPQPHNLEDLYGLKIAVVENYAPHELLRTHNPDLNLVAMPNVSSALQALATDAVDAVVGDLASSVWSLRQLKLDGLYVSGETPYRYQMAMAVPRDNTILVGILDKVLADMSPAEISAIQEHWVGNVLDHRTFWNDLLVYGLPGLLLLTMVLAAVIRINRRLSSEIARRVDLEQELRSSEYHYRGLVESLSAIAWEAKVTDYTYSYVSPHAEDLLGYPLSHWLIPGFWRNIIHPADLIRAQTFCDHEVLAGRDHSLDYRVITADGRCLWVRDIVSLIEHGHEPVMRGLMIDITEAKRTEEALRLSEQKFASVFQQCPDILVIARLSDGCLLEVNEAFEEQIGLKAEDVIGQTATNLNIWGIPGVGPGLLQRLQAGSIRNLEMPFRRSNGQVFTGLISAEPFDLDMTPALVVVVRDITQLKETQQQLQTSEEKFAKAFHASPDGLLLSRQSDGLLLEVNEGFSRITGFNSAMSVDRSVLELGIWVNLNERKQMLDLLHRDGFVRDFSCHIRRSDGQIRLCEVSSRPLPIGDEDCMLTIARDITERHLMQEKLQQAATVFESTAEGVLITDTQQHISAVNRAFTEITGYSESEALGHTPRLLASGLHDSAFYAAMWHQLTAEGHWQGEISNRRKNGELYPSWLTISAVRNRDKFITHFVAVFADISSLKHAQAKLDYQAHHDPLTGLPNRTLFESRLLTALTSQQEHGGQGAVLFLDLDRFKHINDSLGHPVGDLLLKGIAVRLREQLRDIDTVARLGGDEFIILLPGLQQPSDADNIATKLLNCFAAPFQAGEHEFFISASIGTSLYPKDGCDVATLIKNADAAMYRSKAKGRNRVESYTRDLTAQASERVALEHELRRAIERNELHLCYQPKISLEDYSLVGAEALIRWRHPTFGDVPREHFIPLAEENGMILQIGDWVLETACRQMAEWHRLYESPGPLSVNLAGAQLRQPNLLGRIEQLLKDNGLNPGFLQLEITENFIMSQAEEALAVLHQLKNLGVQLAIDDFGTGYSSLSYLKRLPLDILKIDQSFVRGLPDDPHDAAIVRAIIALGRSMQFTVIAEGVETQAQQQFLAYEGCSQIQGYIVSLPLPADEFAATFLRTTVMAFSDSTAAKPSL, encoded by the coding sequence ATGCCCAGACTGCCGACCGTGCTTTTTTTGCTGTCGCTGATGACCTGGACCGCAACGGCTGGCGCTCTGACTCTCACTGACGATGAACGTAGCTGGCTGGCGGCTCACCCGGACTTGCGCCTGGGTGTCGATGCGTCGTGGCCGCCTTTCGAGTTTCGTGACGATGGAGGCCGCTACCAGGGCCTTGCCGCGGATTACATCGAGGTCATCCGCAAAAGGCTGGCGACCCGGCTTACGCCCATCGAGCCGGTGAGCTGGACCGTCGTCCTGGAGCAAGCCAAAAAGGGCAAAATTGACCTGCTGCCCGGCATCATGTCGACCCCAGAGCGTCAGAACTACCTGTCATTCACCCGCCCCTACCTGGACTTTCCGATTGTCATCCTGGCCCACGTCGGGGGCCCCCAGCCACACAACCTGGAAGACTTGTACGGCCTGAAAATCGCCGTGGTGGAAAACTACGCCCCCCACGAACTGTTGCGCACCCATAATCCCGACCTGAACCTGGTGGCGATGCCCAACGTCAGCTCGGCGTTGCAGGCGCTGGCCACCGACGCAGTGGATGCCGTGGTGGGCGATCTGGCGTCCAGCGTCTGGAGCCTGCGCCAACTCAAGCTCGACGGGTTGTATGTCAGCGGTGAAACCCCCTATCGCTATCAAATGGCCATGGCTGTGCCACGCGACAACACAATACTCGTTGGCATTCTCGACAAAGTCCTGGCGGACATGAGTCCCGCCGAAATCAGCGCCATTCAGGAGCATTGGGTCGGCAACGTCCTCGATCATCGAACATTCTGGAATGACCTGCTGGTGTATGGCCTGCCCGGATTGCTGCTGTTGACCATGGTGCTGGCGGCAGTTATCCGCATCAACCGCCGCTTGAGTTCAGAAATCGCCCGCCGGGTCGATCTTGAACAGGAACTGCGCAGCAGCGAGTACCACTACCGCGGCCTGGTGGAGAGCCTGTCAGCCATCGCCTGGGAAGCCAAAGTCACCGACTACACCTACAGCTATGTATCGCCCCACGCCGAAGACCTTCTCGGTTATCCCCTGTCCCATTGGCTGATTCCGGGCTTTTGGCGCAACATCATTCACCCCGCCGACCTGATCCGCGCCCAGACTTTCTGTGATCACGAAGTGCTGGCCGGACGCGATCACAGCCTCGATTACCGGGTGATCACCGCCGACGGCCGCTGCCTGTGGGTACGCGATATCGTCAGCCTGATCGAACACGGGCATGAGCCGGTGATGCGCGGGCTGATGATCGACATCACCGAGGCCAAGCGCACCGAAGAAGCGCTGCGCCTGTCGGAACAGAAATTCGCTTCCGTGTTCCAGCAATGCCCTGACATTCTGGTGATCGCGCGCCTGAGCGACGGTTGCCTGCTGGAGGTCAACGAAGCGTTCGAAGAACAGATCGGCCTGAAGGCCGAGGACGTCATTGGCCAGACCGCCACCAACCTGAACATCTGGGGGATTCCCGGTGTCGGGCCAGGCCTGCTGCAACGCTTGCAGGCCGGCAGCATCCGCAACCTGGAAATGCCCTTTCGGCGCAGCAACGGCCAGGTGTTTACCGGCCTGATCTCCGCCGAGCCCTTTGACCTGGACATGACACCGGCGCTGGTGGTCGTGGTGCGGGACATCACCCAGCTCAAGGAAACCCAGCAACAACTGCAAACGTCCGAAGAAAAGTTCGCCAAGGCCTTCCATGCATCCCCCGACGGCCTGCTGCTGTCGCGGCAAAGTGACGGTTTGCTGCTGGAGGTCAACGAGGGTTTCAGCCGCATCACCGGATTCAATAGCGCCATGTCGGTGGATCGCTCGGTGCTGGAACTGGGGATCTGGGTCAACCTCAATGAACGCAAGCAAATGCTCGACCTGCTGCACCGGGACGGTTTTGTCCGTGACTTCAGCTGCCATATCCGCCGCAGCGACGGACAGATCCGCCTCTGCGAAGTGTCCAGCCGTCCGCTGCCGATTGGCGATGAGGACTGCATGTTGACCATCGCCCGGGACATCACCGAGCGGCACTTGATGCAGGAAAAACTGCAGCAGGCCGCCACCGTGTTCGAAAGCACCGCCGAAGGCGTGTTGATCACCGACACTCAGCAGCACATCAGCGCAGTCAACCGGGCCTTCACCGAAATCACCGGTTACAGCGAAAGCGAAGCGCTGGGCCACACACCGCGCCTGCTCGCCTCGGGCCTGCATGACAGCGCGTTCTATGCGGCCATGTGGCATCAATTGACCGCTGAAGGTCACTGGCAGGGCGAAATTTCCAATCGGCGCAAGAATGGCGAGCTGTACCCGAGCTGGCTGACCATCAGTGCCGTGCGCAACCGCGACAAGTTCATCACCCACTTTGTCGCGGTGTTCGCCGACATATCCAGCCTCAAGCATGCTCAGGCCAAACTCGACTACCAGGCGCACCACGACCCGCTGACCGGCCTGCCGAACCGCACGCTGTTCGAAAGCCGCCTGCTGACGGCACTCACCAGCCAGCAGGAACATGGCGGCCAGGGCGCCGTGCTGTTCCTCGACCTTGACCGCTTCAAACACATCAACGACAGCCTCGGCCACCCGGTCGGCGACCTGCTGCTCAAGGGCATCGCCGTACGTCTCCGGGAGCAGCTGCGTGACATCGACACCGTGGCACGCCTGGGCGGTGACGAGTTCATTATCCTGCTGCCGGGCCTGCAACAACCCAGTGATGCCGACAATATCGCCACCAAACTGCTCAATTGTTTCGCCGCGCCGTTCCAGGCCGGCGAACACGAGTTTTTCATCAGTGCCAGCATCGGCACCAGCCTCTATCCGAAAGATGGCTGCGACGTTGCCACACTGATCAAGAACGCCGACGCCGCGATGTACCGCTCCAAGGCCAAGGGTCGCAACCGCGTCGAAAGCTACACCCGCGACCTCACCGCCCAGGCCAGCGAACGCGTGGCGCTGGAACACGAACTGCGCCGCGCCATCGAACGCAACGAGTTGCACCTGTGCTACCAACCGAAAATCAGCCTCGAAGACTACAGCCTGGTCGGCGCCGAAGCCCTGATCCGCTGGCGTCATCCGACCTTTGGCGACGTGCCGCGGGAACACTTCATCCCGCTGGCTGAAGAAAACGGCATGATCCTGCAGATCGGCGACTGGGTCCTGGAAACCGCCTGCCGGCAGATGGCCGAATGGCACCGGCTGTACGAAAGTCCCGGACCGCTGTCGGTCAACCTTGCCGGCGCCCAATTGCGCCAGCCCAACCTGCTGGGTCGTATCGAACAGTTGCTCAAGGACAACGGTCTCAACCCGGGTTTCCTGCAACTGGAAATCACCGAAAACTTCATCATGAGCCAGGCCGAAGAAGCGCTGGCGGTACTGCATCAACTCAAAAATCTGGGCGTACAACTGGCCATCGATGACTTCGGCACCGGTTACTCCTCCTTGAGTTACCTCAAGCGCCTGCCGCTGGATATCCTCAAGATCGACCAGTCCTTCGTCCGCGGCCTGCCAGACGATCCCCACGACGCGGCGATCGTCCGCGCCATCATCGCCCTTGGCCGCAGCATGCAATTCACCGTCATTGCCGAAGGAGTCGAGACCCAGGCGCAGCAGCAATTCCTGGCCTATGAGGGGTGTTCGCAAATCCAGGGCTACATCGTCAGCCTGCCCCTGCCCGCCGACGAATTTGCCGCAACGTTTCTTCGTACAACAGTAATGGCTTTTTCGGATAGCACAGCCGCGAAACCGTCGCTATAA
- a CDS encoding DUF3077 domain-containing protein: MPQSNPPSASELKTVGFTPFLYLSNQPLFHVCRDVPIADALAQASDLLFLAKSLTVDAAYAQDSDRHAWAAHYLTTMSKAVIDDVVKVLTRKPAQTRTHADQ; the protein is encoded by the coding sequence ATGCCTCAATCAAACCCACCGTCAGCATCAGAACTAAAAACCGTCGGCTTCACCCCCTTCCTCTATCTCTCGAACCAACCCCTATTCCACGTCTGCCGCGACGTCCCCATCGCCGACGCTCTGGCCCAAGCCTCCGACCTGCTCTTCCTCGCCAAGTCCCTCACCGTGGACGCCGCCTACGCCCAAGACTCCGACCGTCACGCCTGGGCCGCGCATTACCTGACGACGATGAGCAAAGCGGTTATTGATGATGTAGTGAAGGTGTTGACGCGCAAACCTGCTCAAACGAGAACGCATGCAGATCAATAA
- a CDS encoding peptidase M41, translating to MTTKLPAAVRDHALQIAHHEMGHYIVARTLGFETGGVTLTVTMDLRHQGGASVSLVRPIASMDTMKEYLEARMMVLLAGAMAQTLPSKPSAAKRVDKAKATAILKGEQGAEQDYAKVRELQHLLRNITHPDTDPTSGERIAVQLKTMTDRLWLRTQKIIEDQAETIAELAVALVDGMVIVEQWGRPADTYEGMLTGQVLERRLVVQAMPS from the coding sequence ATGACGACAAAACTGCCTGCCGCTGTACGAGACCACGCCTTGCAGATCGCCCATCACGAAATGGGTCACTACATAGTGGCCCGCACGCTGGGGTTTGAAACAGGTGGTGTGACCTTGACCGTGACGATGGATCTGCGGCATCAAGGTGGCGCGTCCGTTTCCCTGGTGCGGCCAATCGCTTCGATGGACACCATGAAGGAATATCTGGAAGCCCGGATGATGGTCCTTCTGGCTGGCGCAATGGCGCAGACACTCCCTTCAAAACCTTCAGCCGCCAAACGCGTCGATAAAGCGAAAGCCACGGCCATCCTCAAAGGTGAGCAGGGGGCGGAGCAGGATTACGCGAAAGTTAGAGAGTTACAGCATCTGCTACGCAACATCACCCATCCAGATACCGATCCCACGTCGGGTGAGCGCATAGCAGTGCAGCTTAAAACGATGACAGATCGGCTGTGGCTTCGGACTCAAAAAATCATAGAAGATCAGGCCGAGACGATTGCCGAATTGGCTGTGGCGCTGGTGGACGGCATGGTCATCGTGGAGCAGTGGGGACGGCCCGCAGATACGTATGAGGGCATGCTGACGGGGCAGGTGCTGGAGCGGCGGCTGGTCGTGCAGGCCATGCCTTCATGA